One part of the Streptomyces sp. NBC_00286 genome encodes these proteins:
- a CDS encoding ABC transporter ATP-binding protein yields the protein MATTPTAPNDQDLTDKDLKDPEDPKDPELAGRRDGDRSVVRILLRLWPYVRPVRARLFTAAFVAILASCMGLVIPLVLKWIVDGPVAGRDPHGVWLGALVLLALGLAEALLFGLRRWLVARPLAGVEASMRAALYRHLQRLPVAFHDRWPSGQLLSRGTTDLMLLRMFLAFPLTFLLVNGVTIVVGVIIMLWQDWTLGLVILGPVVPVIVVCSVFEKRYADVARLAQDQVGDLTTVVEESVLGIRIIKGFGRHRSQSRAFRELSGTLRGTELRKARLLAAIWAVIMTLPELAIGAALVLGTVQVADGALSAGTLVAFLSTALALRWPVDSIGFLLAMTQEAATATERYFEVMDAEPESTGSPKSEGSGVPSAAAVAAGSRAAGAEPVPQKAAPRGAELRKLPAVGTNSGRADGLRFHQVTFRYPDAPPNSPPVLDRIDLHIRSGESMALVGATGSGKTTLTALVPRLHEVTSGRIALDGEDITAMPREELRSKVAVAFEEPTLFSASVGENVLMGAQPDAGERELERALAIAQADFTHALPHGTDTQVGEQGLSLSGGQRQRLALARAVVGRPRFLVLDDPLSALDVHTEAAVEAALRRVLAETTALIVAHRPSTVLLADRVALLSEGRIAAIGTHHELLRTNAEYARLMSGTEHPEAEPPEADHREVGDPEVGHPKANGESGAYDETGAYGQTVAEKEDHR from the coding sequence ATGGCCACCACACCCACAGCCCCCAATGACCAGGACCTCACGGACAAGGACCTCAAGGACCCCGAGGATCCCAAGGACCCCGAACTCGCCGGTCGCCGCGACGGCGACCGTTCCGTCGTACGGATTCTGCTGCGCCTGTGGCCGTACGTACGGCCCGTGCGGGCGCGGCTGTTCACCGCGGCGTTCGTCGCGATCCTCGCCTCGTGCATGGGGCTGGTGATCCCGCTCGTCCTGAAGTGGATCGTGGACGGTCCTGTGGCCGGCCGGGATCCGCACGGGGTGTGGCTGGGGGCGCTGGTTCTGCTGGCGCTCGGGCTCGCCGAGGCGCTGCTGTTCGGGCTGCGGCGGTGGCTGGTGGCCCGGCCGCTGGCCGGTGTCGAGGCGTCGATGCGGGCGGCTCTGTACCGGCATCTGCAACGGCTGCCGGTCGCCTTCCACGACCGCTGGCCCTCGGGCCAGCTGCTGTCGCGGGGCACGACGGATCTGATGCTGCTGCGTATGTTCCTGGCCTTTCCGTTGACGTTCCTGCTGGTCAACGGCGTGACCATCGTCGTCGGCGTGATCATCATGCTGTGGCAGGACTGGACGCTCGGCCTTGTGATCCTGGGGCCTGTCGTGCCCGTGATCGTCGTGTGCTCCGTCTTCGAGAAGCGGTACGCCGATGTGGCGCGGCTCGCGCAGGACCAGGTGGGCGATCTGACGACGGTCGTCGAGGAGAGCGTCCTCGGGATCAGGATCATCAAGGGGTTCGGACGGCACCGCAGCCAGTCGCGGGCCTTCCGGGAGCTGTCGGGGACGCTTCGCGGCACCGAGCTGCGCAAGGCCCGGCTGCTCGCCGCGATCTGGGCCGTCATCATGACGCTGCCCGAACTGGCCATCGGGGCTGCGCTGGTCCTCGGGACGGTGCAGGTCGCGGACGGCGCGCTGTCCGCGGGCACGCTCGTCGCCTTCCTCTCCACCGCGCTGGCGCTGCGCTGGCCGGTCGACTCCATCGGGTTCCTGCTGGCCATGACGCAGGAGGCGGCTACGGCGACGGAGCGGTACTTCGAGGTGATGGACGCGGAGCCGGAGAGTACGGGGAGCCCGAAGAGCGAGGGGAGTGGGGTCCCGTCCGCGGCCGCCGTAGCTGCGGGCAGTCGTGCCGCTGGGGCGGAACCCGTCCCACAGAAAGCGGCACCTCGTGGCGCCGAGCTGCGCAAACTCCCCGCGGTCGGCACCAACTCGGGGCGCGCAGACGGCCTACGGTTCCACCAAGTCACCTTCCGTTACCCCGACGCCCCGCCCAACTCCCCTCCCGTACTCGACCGGATCGACCTCCACATCCGGTCCGGTGAGTCCATGGCTCTCGTCGGCGCGACCGGCTCGGGCAAGACCACCCTCACTGCCCTCGTCCCCCGTCTCCACGAGGTGACGTCGGGCCGGATCGCGCTGGACGGCGAGGACATCACGGCGATGCCCCGTGAGGAGCTGCGCTCCAAGGTCGCGGTGGCCTTCGAGGAGCCCACCCTGTTCTCGGCTTCCGTCGGGGAGAACGTCCTCATGGGCGCCCAACCTGACGCGGGAGAGCGGGAGTTGGAGCGGGCCCTCGCCATCGCGCAGGCCGACTTCACCCACGCCCTCCCGCACGGCACCGACACCCAGGTCGGCGAGCAGGGCCTCAGCCTCTCCGGCGGTCAGCGGCAACGGCTCGCGCTGGCCAGGGCGGTCGTGGGCCGCCCCCGTTTCCTCGTGCTCGACGACCCGCTCTCCGCGCTTGACGTGCACACGGAGGCCGCGGTCGAGGCCGCCCTGCGCCGCGTACTCGCGGAGACGACCGCCTTGATCGTGGCGCACCGCCCCTCCACAGTCCTGCTCGCCGACCGCGTGGCCCTGCTCTCCGAGGGCCGGATCGCCGCGATCGGCACCCACCACGAACTGCTGCGCACGAACGCCGAGTACGCCCGTCTGATGTCCGGCACGGAACACCCGGAGGCCGAACCTCCGGAAGCCGATCACAGGGAAGTCGGCGACCCGGAAGTCGGCCACCCGAAAGCGAACGGCGAGAGCGGCGCGTACGACGAGACCGGCGCGTACGGCCAGACCGTCGCGGAAAAGGAGGACCACCGATGA
- a CDS encoding ABC transporter ATP-binding protein yields the protein MCGTPAARDPRGMTTTRPVIEVSGLRKSYGGRAVVDGISFAVEEGEIFGILGPNGAGKTTTVECVEGLRIPDAGRVRVTGLDPVADHDAVSRVLGAQLQESELQEKLTVREALELYAAFYPRPADWRPLAERLGLTGKLDARFGKLSGGQKQRLFIALALIGDPKVVVLDELTSGLDPRARRDTWELIEDIRANGVTVLLVTHFMEEAQRLCDRIAVIDQGRIAALDTPRGLIARATSATLISFTPSVPLDEGELAALPAVASVECKDGRVTLGGTDETVNAVITLLARRHITAHQLRVTDATLDDAFLDLTGVAR from the coding sequence ATGTGCGGCACCCCGGCCGCCCGGGACCCTCGAGGCATGACCACCACCCGACCCGTCATCGAAGTCAGCGGACTGCGCAAGTCGTACGGAGGAAGGGCCGTCGTCGACGGGATCTCCTTCGCCGTCGAGGAGGGGGAGATCTTCGGCATCCTCGGCCCGAACGGCGCCGGCAAGACGACCACCGTGGAATGCGTGGAGGGCCTGCGGATCCCGGACGCGGGCCGCGTACGCGTCACCGGCCTCGACCCCGTGGCCGACCACGACGCCGTCAGCCGCGTCCTCGGCGCCCAGCTCCAGGAGAGCGAACTCCAGGAGAAACTCACCGTCCGTGAGGCGCTGGAACTGTACGCCGCCTTCTACCCGAGGCCCGCCGACTGGCGCCCGCTCGCCGAACGCCTGGGCCTCACCGGCAAGTTGGACGCCCGTTTCGGCAAGCTCAGCGGCGGCCAGAAGCAGCGCCTGTTCATCGCGCTCGCGCTGATCGGCGATCCGAAGGTCGTCGTACTGGACGAACTGACCAGCGGACTCGACCCGCGGGCCCGCCGTGACACCTGGGAGCTCATCGAGGACATCCGCGCGAACGGCGTCACCGTCCTCCTCGTCACCCACTTCATGGAGGAGGCGCAGCGCCTCTGCGACCGGATCGCGGTCATCGACCAGGGCCGGATCGCCGCGCTGGACACGCCCCGCGGCCTGATCGCCCGCGCCACGAGCGCCACCCTCATCAGCTTCACGCCCTCGGTCCCGCTCGACGAGGGCGAGCTGGCCGCTCTGCCCGCCGTGGCCTCCGTCGAGTGCAAGGACGGCCGGGTCACGCTCGGCGGCACCGACGAGACCGTCAACGCGGTCATCACACTGCTCGCCCGGCGGCACATCACGGCCCATCAACTCCGTGTCACCGACGCCACGTTGGACGACGCGTTCCTCGACCTGACGGGAGTCGCACGATGA